In Pseudomonadaceae bacterium SI-3, the sequence CAGGCGAGTCGGGTTCGTCAGGCCGTGCAGGATAAACACCGGGGCGAGCCCAATGACCATGGTCCCGCTGATTGTCGTGGCCTTGAGGATATCGGTCCCCGCGATCATCGGCAGGTTGCCCAGCAGGGCGAACAACACCATCGCTGCCATGCCCAGACCGATGGCCCGTGCCCCCAGATCACGCCCGGCCAGCAATGGCAGTTCTCGCCCAACCAGCTTGGCGAGACTGGAAAATGTCGAGTCCAGCGTCGAGCCCGCGGCCGATACCATCACCACCGTCATCACCAATAGCGCGCCGATGCCCATAGTCTTGGCCAGGGCCGCCGGGACGTTGTCGGACGCCGGCAAGCCGGTCAATTGTGCATGTACCCCAATCAGACTGAAGGCGAGGATCGCGACGAAACCCAGGATGCCCGCCAGCAAAAAAGCACGGCGCATGGTGCGTTCTTCGCTGATGAAACCGCGGTCGGTAAGCACCGGATCGTGGAAGCCATAACTGAGTGCCTGCAGCCCCGCAACCAGCAGCAGATCGACGCCCGCATTGAGTGACCAGTGACTGGTACTGCTCAGCTCCTCTACCGTGTGTTGCGGCAGTACCAGGCCCAGGACCCAAATCAGCGCAACGATGAAGATCGCCATCTGCGCCGCGTCGGTCAGTATCGAGCTGCGAAGCCCACCGCGCAGGCTGTAGCCCAGCGTGACAGCGGTGAACAGCAAGGCAGCCGCAATGAACTCGGGGCTGCCAGACGCTCCGTAGTAGCCGCCGACCACCGCGGTATTGCTCCACACCTCGTTGAACAAACGGATGAGGATCGCCGCAGTGAACGCCAGGGCCGCCGCGTGACCGTAATGGCTGGAGAGAAAACTCACCAGGCCGGTAGCCGCAAAGCGCCGGCGCAAGCGATAGATGACGAAGCCTGTCAGGGGGATTGAGAGCCAGTACATGGCGTACGCCAGTCCGCCGACCAGTCCATAGCTGGCACCCAGATTCGCCGCGTTGGTCACTGACTTGGCGAAGATCCAGCTGATGAAGATGCTCGAAGTCAGCAACCAGGGCGCGACGCTGCGGCCGTGTTTGTCCTGGCCTTCAAAGAAGCCACCCAGCGTCACCGAGCGCGGGGACAAGGCCAGCATCGCAGCGCCATAGAAGATCAGAAAGCCCCAGAAAAACAGCCCCGTCCAGCTGCTCATATCCATTGCAACGTCCTTATTCGATCAGGCTGCCACCGCAGCTTGAGCCTTGCCCCGCAGTACAGGCATAGCAGTGATCGCGCGTCGCAATGGCGTTGCCTTCGAGACTGGTCGTCTGGAGCAGATTGCGCAGATGCGGCCGGTCTCGGCCAGTCAGGCCGGGCATGGCGGTCGGCAGGTCGAGCATCTGATTGAAGTCGCAGTCATACAGATAACCTTGCCAATCCACGCTGATCAGGCTGCGGCACATCACTGCTTCCAGGTTGGCTGGCCGATAACTGTCGCGCAGTAACTGCATGTAGTCAGCGAATTGCCCTTTGCTGATTAGCGTGCTGCCGAAGCGGGCAATCGGTTGGTTGGTGATGGTCAGCAGATGGTCAAACTGGATACCGAAGTCTTGTGCAAGGTTCGCTTTGTAATCTGCTTCGAGCGCCGCTTGTGGCGGTGGCAGGCTCGGCCCTTGTGGGTTGTAGACCAAGTTGAGCGTCAGGTCGCTACCGGGTTCGCCGTAGCCAAGTTGGTTGAGCTTGCGCAGCCCGGCGATGCTGGCCTCGAACACGCCATCGCCGCGCTGCCGGTCGACGTTTTCGCGTGAGTAGCAGGGCAGGGACGCCGTCACCTCGACGCCTTGCTCGGCCAGAAAATTCGCCAGGTCCTCGTAGCCAGGCTCGCTCAGGATCGTCAGATTGCAGCGGTCGATAACCCGCAGGCCCTCACGGCGCGCGTGGGCGACGATCTCTCGAAAGCGTGGGTGCATTTCCGGTGCGCCGCCGGTGAGGTCGAGCGTATGCACAGGATGCGCATCGATCGCCTCATGCAGCAGGCCGAGGCTCTCATCGGTCATCGCCTCCGTGCGAGTCGGCCCGGCGTTCACATGGCAGTGCAGACAGCGCTGATTGCACTGGTAGGTGAGATTGACCTGCAAGGCCTCCAGCGACCCGCGACGCAGCGGCGGGAACGCCAGAGCGTTCAGGAGGGGAAGCGTGGCATGCATGGTGATGGCTGCTCGTGTGGAGAGATGTCCATTGGCGTCATTACGTGGCCCAGCGTTACAGGTTTTTCATACGCACACAGTGGATCGCTTCGTTCAAGGTCGCCAGGGTGACAGCCTTTATTGCCTGTAGCTCGAAAGCCACGTTCGGATCGCACCATTGAACGAAAGGATGCCCGGAAACCAGGCCGCTGTGTTCGGCTGATATGTATCAGGGGTGTTCCCGGTTCGCTCAGCCACCGGCCTCAGAGCCCTCGACGCTCAGTAGCGCATCGACCAACAACTTGACGCCGAGCCCTACTGGAACGACCCCAACGCGCCTACTGGCATCCGAGGGACGGTTGGCATATCAAGCGACCCGCTCAGCTGCGAGTCGCTGACGCTCAAAGCGACCTAGCTGCCAGCGGCTGGATGGCCGGGCCGTGAATCACCTCACCGTCAGCCTGGAAGATCGAGCCGTGGCAGGGGCAGTCCCAGGTGCGGTCGGCATTGTTCCAGGTAACGCTGCAACCCATGTGCGTGCAGGCCGCGGAGACACCGTGCAGCACGCCGGAATCGTCTCGCCAGACCGCGATTTGCTCGTCGCCGCGGGTAATCACGCCACCTTCGCCGGGGCCGATAGCGTCCAGCTCATCGACCTGTGACTGGCTCTCGCCGCTCAGGTTGAAGTCGTCCGGCGAGGGCCGCCTGGGGTCGTAAAGTGTCTTCCAAGGGCGCCGCCCGGTGATGATCTGGCGAGCGATACCAAGGCCGGCGGCGGTGCCGTTGCTGATGCCCCACGCATTGAAACCGGTGGCGACGAACAGCCCGGGCGCCTCCTCGGGATCGGCCTCGCCAACATAGGCCATGTGGTCGGCGGTGTCGTAGTCCTCGTTGCACCATTGCCATACCGCCTCGCCAACCGGCAGGTTGCTGCGCGCCCACTGTTCGAGATCGACGAAGCGCTGCGCCACGTCTCCGTCCTGCCCGGTGTTGAAGCGCGGGCCGAGTACGAGCATCAGCGGGCCTTGATCGTCGCGACCCATGCGAATCGAATGGGTCGGGTCTTCGGCGGCGATGAACATGCCCTCAAGGTGGGCTTCGTCCTGGGGGCGGAAGGCGATTGCCACATGGCAGCGTGGTTGGGTCGGGCTGATCAGGTCGATTGGCGTCTCTACCGGCATGTGCGTGGCGAGAATCACCTGGTCGGCGCTGACCGTGCCGCCATCGAAACTCACCTGCCAGCGGTCGTTGCGCTCGAATTTCTGCGCGCGGGTTTGCTGATGGATCTGCCCCCCGCAAGCCTGTACCGCCGCCGCCAGGCCGACCAGGTAGCTGGCTGGGTTGAATTGCGCCTGGTCGGGAAACTCGAGCGCGCCCGTGGTCTCGAAGGGCAGCGGCGCGCGGTCGAGCACCCGCGCGGCAAAGCCCAGGCAGCGAGCCGCCTCAGCTTCACGCTCGATGGCCTCGCGGCCTTGCGCGGAACAGGCATAAGCGAAGGCGGACTGGCGCTGGTAATCGCAGTCGATTTGCAGGTCTTCGACCCAGTGGCGGATGCGGTTGACCGCTTCGCGGTTGACGTCGGCGTAGCACTGCGCCAGGTCCTGGCCGAAGGTATCAATCAGGTGTCGGTAAATGAGGGCATGCTGAGTGGTGACCTTGGCGGTCGAGCGTCCGGTGACCTGTCGGCCGATTTCGCGCGCTTCGAGTACCACGACCTTCTTGCCGGCTTCGCAGAGCGTCATGGCGGCGCTCAGCCCGACGATGCCGGCGCCAACCACCACAACGTCGCATTCGCTGTGGCCGGTCGCTGGCGGGAAGTCGCTACGGGGTGCACTGGCATTCCAGCAGCAGTCGGGTAGGGCGGATAGCGCGGGCATGGGTAGGGTCCTCATCGGCTGAGTCGCATGGTCTGTCGACATCTCATCACCTGCCACAGCTAACGGCATGGCCGGAGGTTCACGAAACGTCGGGCACTAGGGAGTAGAGCGGTCCGGTTCGGGCTGGTTCCTGACCACCGGGCAGGACGCGCCAATCGACACCCATCCGGCCTTACTCGCGTCGGTTAGTGCGAAAAACAACAAACGGAGCCCGCCGTACCCGTCACTTCCTCGCGCACGCAGACCGTCTTGTGTCGACCTGCCGCACCCGCCTACTGCATCGGCGCTATGACAGAGGCGTCAGGAAACTCCGATGTCGGCGCTGCTCTGAATCAGCAGTTCGCTGCTTCTGTTGCGTCGCAACAGAAGGTACCGATCAAGGCGGAACAATCAGCCTGGTGGCCGATCCGAACTAGCTATGAGCAAAATGAAAGCTGGGGAGGGCCAGCCATGACCGAGGGCATCCTGGTTGGGGTGACTGTGGTTTTCGTGGCGATCACTCTCATTCAATACTGGAGCCAGCCAAGCTGGTGGGTGCGCGGTTGGGATTTCCCCAAGTTGCAGGTGGGCGCGCTGTTGCTGGTACTGCTGCTGGTTCAGTTGCTACTGCTGGATTTTTCCAACCGCTGGAACCTGCTGCTGCCGCCCGCGACGCTGGGTTGCCTGGCCTACCAGTGGTGGTGGATACGGCCCTACACACCGCTGGTACGCTGCGAGGTCGACTGGGCCGACCCGAATGACGACGGCCCGCGGATTCGTATCCTGTCCTCCAATGTCCTCACGCCTAACCGCCACGCTGATCGCCTGATCGCGCTGGTCAGGCGTTACCAACCGGATGTACTGGTAGCCCTCGAGACCGACCAGTGGTGGGACGAACAGCTGCACGTACTCAGCGACGACTACCCCTATTGCATCCGCTGTCCGTTGGACAACCTCTACGGCATGCACGTGTTTTCGCGGCTGCCGTTGGAGCATCAGCGGCTGAGCTTTCTGGTGCAGGACAATATTCCCTCGATGCATGCCCGGCTGCGGGTCAATGACGAGCTGGGCGTGCGCATGCACTTCTTGCACCCGGCGCCCCCGAGCCCGACGGAAAATGATGAGTCCACCGAGCGTGACGTCGAACTGCTGATCGTCGGGCGCAGCGTCAAGCAGACCGATGAACCGGTGATCGTCAGCGGTGACTTGAATGACGTCGCCTGGTCGCCGACCACGCGATTGTTCCGCAAGATCAGCGGCCTGCTCGATCCACGCATCGGTCGCGGCATGTTCAACACCTTTCACGCGCAGTACCGCTTCCTACGCTGGCCACTGGATCACTTCTTTCACAGTGCCCACTTTCGCGTGGCACGCATCGAGCGACTCGCGGATATCGGCTCGGATCACTTTCCCATGTTCATCGAACTGCAATACGACCGTCGCCACGCGAGCGAACAGCACAGTTTGGAGGCCGATGCCGCTGATCGCGCCCGGATGCAGCAGAAGGTCGCGCAGGAGCCAGCCAGCAAAGATGATGTGCCGCGGCCTTGAGCTTACAACTCGGACCGTCAGTTGCGATTCGATGCCAAAAGGGGCGGCTCTAATGCCTGGCGTTAGGTCCGCGTTGGAAACTCTGCGCCAGAGGGAGTTGCTAAGCGGTTGCCGCAACGGGTCTCGGCCAGACCCATGCCACCCCGGCGCGGAGCAGACGCCCTTGTGACCGCCCGTCCCACAGAGGGAATGCCTCGAACGGCCGGCAGTCCTCTTTGTATCGGCCCACCCCGAGGCGCCGCAGAGCGCGACGCGTTGAGCTCGGGACCGCATACCTACAGGAGGCTGCATGCAGCGTCGTATTTTTCTCTCGACCCTGGCGGCTGGCAGTGCGCTGGCGCTGACTACGCCGCACCTATTGGCGCAAACGAGCACCGCTCCGTCCACAAGCCGCTCTCCCGAGGCGCTGCCGCGCAACGAGGGCGAGCACCCACGCTATCGACCGCCACAGCGTTTCGGGCTCGGTGGCGCCATCGCCCTGGGCGATATGCGCCGGCAGATCACTGAAGAACAGGCTCGCGCCATTCTCAAGGCTGCGTGGGAGCAAGGCATTCGCTATTACGACACGTCGCCCTGGTACGGGTTGGGGCTGAGCGAGCGGCGGGTCGGCCAGTTGCTCTATCCGCGCGACCGCGATGGCTACGTTTTGTCATCCAAGACTGGGCGGCTGCTTGAACCCGACCCCGGCTACGACCATCCTGGCTGGGAAGGCGTCGACAACTTCCGGCCAAAGTGGGATTTCTCCGCCTCCGCAACCCGCCGTTCTATCGAGGACAGCCTGCAGCGCCTGGGTGTCCCGCGCCTGGACATGGTGTTCATACACGACCTGTCGCCTGATCACATGGGCGCGCAATGGCGCGAACATTTCGACGTCGCGCGCAAAGGCGCCATGCCAGAACTGGTGAAGATGCGCGAGGAGGGGCTGATCAAAGGTTGGGGGCTGGGCGTCAATACGCTCGAGCCGCTGCTCGACACGCTGGAGGTCTCCGATCCGGACATCAGCCTGTTGGCCACTCAGTACTCGCTGCTCAAACATGAAGATGCCCTTACGCGTGCGTTCCCGGCTTGTGAAAAGCGCAACGTCTCGCTGGTGCTCGGTGCGCCGCTCAATTCCGGTTATCTGGCCGGTGGCGAGTATTACAACTATGACCGCGGCGCGCCGGCCGATATAGCCGAAAAGCGCGAGCGCTTTCGGGCACTGGCTCGCGAGCATGGCGTCGATTTGCGCACGGCGGCCCTACAATTTTGCAACGCGCCGGATGTGGTTGCGGCGGTGATCCCCGGAGCAAGCAGCCCAGAACAGGTCCGTGAGAACGTGGCGTCGATAGTCGATGCGCATGTGCCGGCTGCCTTCTGGGTGGCGGCCAAGAATCAGGGATTGCTGCATGCAGACGCGCCAACGCCGCGCTAATCGACCTGTGCTCCGGGTGCTACTTTGACTTTCGCTGATGGCGGAACCGGCCGCGCGACTCGGCCGCGCGGAGTCGCACGAGTCACAGGCCACCGGTCCGCCTCGGCGCACCGATCGCCGGGACGCGCCGAGGCACCTGTCTCTGACTTGAAATCGCGCATCGACTCGCTGGTCCAGGCCGCCACGCCTGGCCAGTCGGGGTTTCGTCTGTTGCTGTCCGGCCAGGATGCGTTCAATGCACGCGCCGAAGCCATCGCCCAGGCCACCGAGTCGCTCGATCTGCAGTACTACATTACCCACGACGGCATCAGCACCCGCCTGCTACTGGGTGAACTGCTACAGGCGGCCAACCGCGGTGTGCGTATCCGGCTGTTGCTCGATGACTTCGCAAGCGATGCGCGCGACCACCGCATTCTGCTCAGCGCTGCCCATCCCAACATCGAGATGAAAGTGTTCAATCCGCCTAACAAGGGGCGCAAACGAGCCACGACGCGGCCATTGGGTCGCCTGCTTGAGCTCCCTCATCAGCATCGGAGAATGCACAACAAGCTGCTGTTGGCTGATCGCAACCTGGTCGTCATGGGCGGGCGCAACCTCGGGGATGAATATTACGACGCCGACCCTGAGCGCAATTTCGTCGACATCGACCTGCTCTGTATCGGCCCTGTGGCCAGTGATTTTTCTGCCAGTTTCGAGGCGTATTGGCAACATTCACTGGCCGTGCCCATCGATCAAAGCCTACGTAAATCCATCAAGCGGTTCGGACGAAAGCACCAGCCCCGGCCCTTAGCGCAGGAAATTGACGATGCGTGTAACAAGGATCCAGACCAATGCGCGCTGCTGACTGCTTACCGTCGAACGCCACAGCTCGGCACATGGCTGGACCAGTTGGTATGGGCGACGGGCACAGCACTGTGGGATCCGCCCGGTAAGCTTGCGACAGCCTCGGTGCCCGACGAAGGTCAGATGATGATCGCGCCGCTACTTCCCGTGGCACAAGGCGTACGCCGAGAGCTGATGTTGGTGTCCGCTTACTTCGTGCCTACCTGGGCAGGGCTGGCTTATTTAAGCGACTGCGCGGGTAGGGGCGTGTCGGTTCGGGTACTGACCAATTCGCTCGAGGCGACGGACGTCCCGCTGGTACACGGCGGCTACCAGCCCTATCGCACAGCTCTGTTGAATGCGGGCGTGCGGCTGTTTGAAATGCGAAAAAAACCGGCGACGCACTCGCGCTACAGGCTCGCCGACACGCCGGTGAGTCTGCATAGCAAGGCGGCGGTATTCGACAATCGGCAGGTATTCATCGGCCCACTGAACCTGGACCCACGCTCGGTACTGTGGAATTCCGAGGTGGGCGTTCTGGTTGACAGCCCGACGTTGGCCAATGCTGTGCGCCAGCTGCTGGCCGAGGGGCAAACAGGAACCGTGAGCTACGAAGTCGAAGTCGACGGCAGTACCCGAAGCGCCGGGCTTGTCTGGAACTATGAAGATGACCAGGGCCGCGCGCTCAAACACAAACGTGAACCGGCCAATCCATGGCGACGTTTCAACGCCTGGTTGGCGCGCCTGTTGAGAGTTGAGCCATTTCTCTAGTCCCTAACGCAGGCTGACCCAGGCACAGGCGCAACAGACGGGACACAGGCAGGGGATTCCTGTCGGCACTATCTGGACGGTGCCGGAGGACATACTTTCCGAGCCGTCGAGAGCGTCAAAGACCACCGCAGTTCAGTATTGGCCTTCACTGCGGCTTAGTGCTGTTCACCTCGTTTCGACCGGACTAGGGCCTTGACTGTCCGATATGGCGCACGCCAGCGAAGTTGTCACGTGCTTCGCTTAATCCCCAACATTACATTTCAGTAAGTTGGTGAGTGGCGGGCAACTATGGCCCGTGTTGTCGTGTCTACGCCACTACGGACGGCAATCGTTTAGTGGAGGCCATCACATGCAAAAAGATAGAGGTGTTTTTCTAAAAGGCGTCTTGGGCGGCGCTGTATTAGCCGCGTTGTTAGGTTTGCTGCTGGTATTGTTCGTTGCTTATACCGGCGCTTACAACATAGCCGCTTCTCAGGATCATTCGCCCTTCGTTCGCTGGTTGTTCTCGACCACCATGCAAAACTCGGTGGCAGCGAGAGCAGATGAATTAGACGCGCCCACCGAGTTCTCCGAGACGCAAATTGCCGCCGGTGCAGAGCACTATAAGGCGATGTGTCAGCACTGCCACGCTGGTCCAGGCGTGGAAAGAGCCGAGTGGGCACAGGGGCTGCTACCGCAACCGCCGCACCTGGTCGAGGAGGCCGCGCATTGGCAGCCGAACGAGGTGTTCTGGCTCGTCAAGCATGGCGTTCGCATGTCGGCCATGCCGGCTTTCGGCGAAACGCACAAGGATGCCGAGCTCTGGGACATTGCCGCGTTCGTGAAGCAGCTACCCGGCATGACCGCCAGCGAGTACGCCGCGCTGGGTCAGCAAACCGGCACGCATAAGCACTAGAAGGAAAAACATGATGCAGATGTCTTATTGGCGTTTCGCCGCGATGATCGCAACTTCCACGGTCGTGATGTTCGGCCTGATGTACCTAAATACTTACGCTTTCGAACATATTTTATGGAGCGAGACCCGGGCGTGGATGGCGCTTTTGATGGGCGCAGTTATGGCCGTGATCATGCTGAGTTTTATGCTCAATATGTATAAGAAAAAACGGGTCAATATCGCTATATATATTGGCAGCCTCGTCGTATTTGCGTTGACGCTCTGGATAATTCGAAGTCAGGCCACGGTTGGTGATGCGGAATATATGAAGGCCATGATTCCCCATCATTCGATTGCAATCATGACGAGCGAGCGCGCGCAGATTACCGACCCGCGAGTTCGCAAACTGGCAGATGAGATCATCGCGGCGCAGCGTCGCGAAATAGCGGAAATGAAATACCTGATCAACGAACTCGAGAGGGTCGACTGATGCGTCTTCATATGCACCGGAGCGGCCCGAGGTCGCTCGCCTTGAAATGGCTCACGCCGCTCGCCGCACTGCTGCTGACCGCCTGTGGCGACCCTGCGCCTGGGGAAGGTGTTAAAAAGCCGCTGATGAGCGGACCGACACCAGAGGTTGTCAGTGCGCGCGAAGCGGTGGGCACGCCTGACATTCCGACGATTGATCCGCAGACGCTCGATGCGGCCGAGATCGAGAAAGTGCTGGGCGCGGGGCCGCGTTGTCTCTTTGCCTACACAGCCGAAAGCGCACCCGTGGTTGCTCTTGAGGTCACTGGCGATAACGCTGGCCAGGGTGTGGTGAAAGTTCATGGTCGGCTGGTAAAACTTGCGGCGCAGCGTGTAGAGGCCGGTGGGTTTGCTCTGAGCGCTGACGGCATGTCGGTCAAGATCCAGCCGGCAGACGCGGGTGACGAAGCCAGGCCAACCGAACTGCGCGAGGCCGATATGCTATTCGAACTGGAACAGGGGCTACGGGTTGGCTACCGCGGCTGGTATCGCTGCACCACACCGTGATTCCCACGTGAATGCATCGATCCGCACCATAGCCATCCCATGAGCCCGCGTGTCCTTTGACCGATCCGTGCAGGAGACAATCGCATGCTTCGCCACCTTGTGTTCGATGTAAACGAGACGTTGCTGAACGTCGCCGCGCTTGACCCGCTCTTCGAGCGCCTGTTCGGCGATGCCAGTGCCCGTGTCGAGTGGTTTCTGACCTTGGAAGAGGGCTGGATGACCGCGACCATTGTTGAACGCTTCCAACCCTTCGCCAAACTGGCCCAGGCGGCACTGGTCATGGTCGGGCAACGGCGGGGAATCGACGTCAGCGAAGCCCAGTGCGAGGAGCTGGTTGAAGGGATGAAGCGGCTGCCAGCGCACCCGGACGTACGGCCAGCGTTGGAACAGCTACGCGGCGCGGGGTTTCATCTTGCCGCCTTGAGTAACGGAAGCCTACAGGCGCTGCGCCAACAGCTGGAGTCGGCGGGGCTGGGCGATAGCTTCGACGCGATCCTGTCGGTCGAGGAGACGCAGCGCTACAAGCCGGCTCCGGAGCCATACCGCATGGTCGCCGAGCGCAACGGCATAGTGCAGGAACAGATGATGATGGTCGCGGCTCATGCCTGGGATATCACTGGCGCGGCGGCGGCGGGCTGCCGCACCGCATTCATTGCGCGACCGGGCAAGGTGCTCAATCCGGCCGGTAGCCAGCCGGATATTCAGGGTAACGATCTGCAGGACTTCGCCAGGCAATTGCTCGCCTGGCGTGAGCGGTAACGGTCGAGACCGCTTCGCCTCATTGCTCCGTCTGCTTGCCGCTGAAGGCGGTGATCGGCTTTTCCGCCTCCTTGTCGAGACCGCTGGCGAAGGTCTTCAGACCTTCGATGATGGGCATCAACGCCGCCCACAGCTCGTCGTCATGCAGCATCTTGTAGGCGCCGGTTACACCCGGCGCTTCGTCGTGCTTGTCGTCCGGCTTGTAACGGCTGACCGCACCGAAAGCGGACTGGAAGGCAAACACAATCTTGTAGAACTGCGCCGGCTCGATGCGGGACAGCGCCATGCCGAGAATGGACAGGTTCTGTATGGCATTGAGCGAACCTTCCTTGCTCATGCCGTCCACCAGGACTTTCAGCAGGCGGTCGTGCGACCCGGCCAGGTCGTTGGCAAAGCGCAGCACGCCGCGCTGGTGCAAGGTTTCTAGGAGGGTATCGAGCTCTTCCCTGGCATCGGGACCAATCGGGGTAGGTTTGACGTCGTAGTTTAATCGTTCGGCCATCAGAATCTCTCCGGGTGCGTGGCTCGGGCGGGCGGCGCGACGTAGTCGTCGCGGTACCACTTCACCTCTACGGGCACGCCATCGTTCGGCGTGCGGGTGGCGTTGCGGAAGTTGTTCGACGGCAGCGGCGGCTCACCTTTTTTCGGCAATACCTCAAGCTTCACCGCAGTTTCCTTGTAGGCCGGCGTGTTCACGTCAGGGTCGTGATGCTCGCCGGTGAGCAGGTTGAGGCCT encodes:
- a CDS encoding phospholipase; amino-acid sequence: MTFADGGTGRATRPRGVARVTGHRSASAHRSPGRAEAPVSDLKSRIDSLVQAATPGQSGFRLLLSGQDAFNARAEAIAQATESLDLQYYITHDGISTRLLLGELLQAANRGVRIRLLLDDFASDARDHRILLSAAHPNIEMKVFNPPNKGRKRATTRPLGRLLELPHQHRRMHNKLLLADRNLVVMGGRNLGDEYYDADPERNFVDIDLLCIGPVASDFSASFEAYWQHSLAVPIDQSLRKSIKRFGRKHQPRPLAQEIDDACNKDPDQCALLTAYRRTPQLGTWLDQLVWATGTALWDPPGKLATASVPDEGQMMIAPLLPVAQGVRRELMLVSAYFVPTWAGLAYLSDCAGRGVSVRVLTNSLEATDVPLVHGGYQPYRTALLNAGVRLFEMRKKPATHSRYRLADTPVSLHSKAAVFDNRQVFIGPLNLDPRSVLWNSEVGVLVDSPTLANAVRQLLAEGQTGTVSYEVEVDGSTRSAGLVWNYEDDQGRALKHKREPANPWRRFNAWLARLLRVEPFL
- a CDS encoding FAD-dependent oxidoreductase; its protein translation is MPALSALPDCCWNASAPRSDFPPATGHSECDVVVVGAGIVGLSAAMTLCEAGKKVVVLEAREIGRQVTGRSTAKVTTQHALIYRHLIDTFGQDLAQCYADVNREAVNRIRHWVEDLQIDCDYQRQSAFAYACSAQGREAIEREAEAARCLGFAARVLDRAPLPFETTGALEFPDQAQFNPASYLVGLAAAVQACGGQIHQQTRAQKFERNDRWQVSFDGGTVSADQVILATHMPVETPIDLISPTQPRCHVAIAFRPQDEAHLEGMFIAAEDPTHSIRMGRDDQGPLMLVLGPRFNTGQDGDVAQRFVDLEQWARSNLPVGEAVWQWCNEDYDTADHMAYVGEADPEEAPGLFVATGFNAWGISNGTAAGLGIARQIITGRRPWKTLYDPRRPSPDDFNLSGESQSQVDELDAIGPGEGGVITRGDEQIAVWRDDSGVLHGVSAACTHMGCSVTWNNADRTWDCPCHGSIFQADGEVIHGPAIQPLAARSL
- a CDS encoding sodium:solute symporter — its product is MDMSSWTGLFFWGFLIFYGAAMLALSPRSVTLGGFFEGQDKHGRSVAPWLLTSSIFISWIFAKSVTNAANLGASYGLVGGLAYAMYWLSIPLTGFVIYRLRRRFAATGLVSFLSSHYGHAAALAFTAAILIRLFNEVWSNTAVVGGYYGASGSPEFIAAALLFTAVTLGYSLRGGLRSSILTDAAQMAIFIVALIWVLGLVLPQHTVEELSSTSHWSLNAGVDLLLVAGLQALSYGFHDPVLTDRGFISEERTMRRAFLLAGILGFVAILAFSLIGVHAQLTGLPASDNVPAALAKTMGIGALLVMTVVMVSAAGSTLDSTFSSLAKLVGRELPLLAGRDLGARAIGLGMAAMVLFALLGNLPMIAGTDILKATTISGTMVIGLAPVFILHGLTNPTRLGFHLSFWTGLCLGIALTLDWIPPNWAIGDGKYALLLGTNLYGLLLCTLGYLLPGWLRGRQ
- a CDS encoding L-fucose dehydrogenase, translating into MQRRIFLSTLAAGSALALTTPHLLAQTSTAPSTSRSPEALPRNEGEHPRYRPPQRFGLGGAIALGDMRRQITEEQARAILKAAWEQGIRYYDTSPWYGLGLSERRVGQLLYPRDRDGYVLSSKTGRLLEPDPGYDHPGWEGVDNFRPKWDFSASATRRSIEDSLQRLGVPRLDMVFIHDLSPDHMGAQWREHFDVARKGAMPELVKMREEGLIKGWGLGVNTLEPLLDTLEVSDPDISLLATQYSLLKHEDALTRAFPACEKRNVSLVLGAPLNSGYLAGGEYYNYDRGAPADIAEKRERFRALAREHGVDLRTAALQFCNAPDVVAAVIPGASSPEQVRENVASIVDAHVPAAFWVAAKNQGLLHADAPTPR
- a CDS encoding endonuclease — protein: MTEGILVGVTVVFVAITLIQYWSQPSWWVRGWDFPKLQVGALLLVLLLVQLLLLDFSNRWNLLLPPATLGCLAYQWWWIRPYTPLVRCEVDWADPNDDGPRIRILSSNVLTPNRHADRLIALVRRYQPDVLVALETDQWWDEQLHVLSDDYPYCIRCPLDNLYGMHVFSRLPLEHQRLSFLVQDNIPSMHARLRVNDELGVRMHFLHPAPPSPTENDESTERDVELLIVGRSVKQTDEPVIVSGDLNDVAWSPTTRLFRKISGLLDPRIGRGMFNTFHAQYRFLRWPLDHFFHSAHFRVARIERLADIGSDHFPMFIELQYDRRHASEQHSLEADAADRARMQQKVAQEPASKDDVPRP
- a CDS encoding DUF305 domain-containing protein, producing the protein MQMSYWRFAAMIATSTVVMFGLMYLNTYAFEHILWSETRAWMALLMGAVMAVIMLSFMLNMYKKKRVNIAIYIGSLVVFALTLWIIRSQATVGDAEYMKAMIPHHSIAIMTSERAQITDPRVRKLADEIIAAQRREIAEMKYLINELERVD
- a CDS encoding class I triheme cytochrome c, with product MQKDRGVFLKGVLGGAVLAALLGLLLVLFVAYTGAYNIAASQDHSPFVRWLFSTTMQNSVAARADELDAPTEFSETQIAAGAEHYKAMCQHCHAGPGVERAEWAQGLLPQPPHLVEEAAHWQPNEVFWLVKHGVRMSAMPAFGETHKDAELWDIAAFVKQLPGMTASEYAALGQQTGTHKH
- a CDS encoding radical SAM protein, with the translated sequence MHATLPLLNALAFPPLRRGSLEALQVNLTYQCNQRCLHCHVNAGPTRTEAMTDESLGLLHEAIDAHPVHTLDLTGGAPEMHPRFREIVAHARREGLRVIDRCNLTILSEPGYEDLANFLAEQGVEVTASLPCYSRENVDRQRGDGVFEASIAGLRKLNQLGYGEPGSDLTLNLVYNPQGPSLPPPQAALEADYKANLAQDFGIQFDHLLTITNQPIARFGSTLISKGQFADYMQLLRDSYRPANLEAVMCRSLISVDWQGYLYDCDFNQMLDLPTAMPGLTGRDRPHLRNLLQTTSLEGNAIATRDHCYACTAGQGSSCGGSLIE
- a CDS encoding haloacid dehalogenase type II — translated: MLRHLVFDVNETLLNVAALDPLFERLFGDASARVEWFLTLEEGWMTATIVERFQPFAKLAQAALVMVGQRRGIDVSEAQCEELVEGMKRLPAHPDVRPALEQLRGAGFHLAALSNGSLQALRQQLESAGLGDSFDAILSVEETQRYKPAPEPYRMVAERNGIVQEQMMMVAAHAWDITGAAAAGCRTAFIARPGKVLNPAGSQPDIQGNDLQDFARQLLAWRER